The Plectropomus leopardus isolate mb unplaced genomic scaffold, YSFRI_Pleo_2.0 unplaced_scaffold48, whole genome shotgun sequence genome has a segment encoding these proteins:
- the LOC121939426 gene encoding Rieske domain-containing protein-like yields MSSEEETSQTSSSSCSPPPSSPPPASHFIGKKEDIVKAGRVTKTVNGCRDVLVLYHQGQLHAMDVRCYHSGGALQYGDIEEFNGQLCIVCPWHKYKITLAEGEGLYQAVDDPTAKPLRTHWRSKGVKQRIHKVTEVNGNVYVTLNDSSEPIESDVYQTEKYRTGLLKTQPKPKK; encoded by the exons ATGTCATCTGAGGAGGAGACGTCTCagacttcctcttcctcctgctctcctcctccttcctctcctccacctgCCTCCCACTTCATCGGCAAGAAGGAGGACATTGTCAAGGCTGGGCGTGTGACCAAGACTGTTAATGGTTGCAGAGATGTACTCGTCCTGTACCACCAGGGGCAGCTTCATGCTATGGATGTGCGCTGCTACC ATTCAGGTGGTGCATTACAGTATGGAGACATTGAG GAGTTTAACGGGCAGCTGTGTATCGTGTGTCCGTGGCACAAGTACAAGATCACACTAGCAGAAGGGGAAGGGCTCTACCAGGCTGTGGACGATCCCACAGCCAAACCCCTGAGGACACACTGGCGCTCCAAGGGCGTCAAACAGAGGATTCACAAGGTCACTGAGGTCAACGGGAACGTATATGTAACACTGAACGACTCCAGCGAGCCCATCGAGTCAGATGTCTACCAGACTGAGAAATATAGGACTGGCTTACTGAAGACTCAGCCAAAACCCAAGAAATAA
- the LOC121939423 gene encoding kinesin-like protein KIF24 — translation MSLCLYECLRAVGLQGHYTRFTSVGVCRAAHLSALSMEDYPILGIRSMEDRTRLFNLVQMVKTLDLEYEDGDDYYDVNDEDYAVADDSFSYDDEDEKGAGVNATSFSDPSFVRRQLDFSSEGIDHHVKLFSPPEDTVHASTEPGRGKGSARPLQLDTGGALVCGCKGKRNQRPDARESDHHTAANTEPNIMQGESMYSSATKLSPKFVSLCKLNNRPAPVASNSFRNKPVGCKDRKGISRKDKLCTGISSNAATENKPTPVYESKRTAGYNYGLPLSSPPAPNKKQTEGQRISVCVRKRPLTRTEYRRGEADVVTTPSGECVIVHESKEAVDLTQYILQHRFYFDQVFGEERSNEEVYQRTAYPLVQHMLNGGKATCFAYGQTGAGKTHTMLGSSPMRPGLYALAVRDIFAALSATHTHSALLVYVSFFEIYCGQLYDLLDHRKRLFAREDGQKMVHIVGLCDVRVDSVSSLMEVISQGTEERTQGVSGVNPLSSRSHAVLQIQLRDPNQQIAGRMWFVDLAGSERASDTKEPDRQSRMEGAEINQSLLALKECIRSLDQEQLHTPFRQSKLTQVLKDSFVGDSMTCMIANISPGHLATEHTLNTLRYADRVKELKGQGGHRGGKKGKTIPSPKHNLFKSSSRSHSAGTRGKSPPKRPKLGRQREDFGPTTPTSRLAGAGDAFVCSTPKNNRWGEETSARTRKEIGLEHVTPVKGLLGISEKVEKAGGREGGRKRCGVADSAGRSAGDQNVAAKLVLGQTTDKQLHMWEVHNHADVKAKMSVLRREESADSLSCIMDPLSVSLLQVDQQVATDSFLRGKQNTSLCSLERRKDNRKNGEEGHRKCEEMARKDVVEEDVEFRLSLLELPQAKTQCSPVSDTMTATNHTKQRKDMCCTLDKHCEIGKCAF, via the exons ATGTCACTTTGCCTGTATGAGTGTCTGAGGGCCGTTGGGCTACAGGGTCACTACACCAG ATTTACCTCAGTGGGAGTTTGCCGTGCAGCCCACCTTTCAGCACTGTCCATGGAGGACTATCCCATCCTGGGAATCCGCTCTATGGAGGACAGGACTCGACTCTTTAATCTGGTCCAAATGGTCAAAACTCTTGACCTTGAATATGAAGATGGTGatgattattatgatgttaATGATGAAGACTATGCTGTAGCAGATGACAGCTTTAGctatgatgatgaggatgagaAGGGTGCTGGAGTAAATGCAACCAGTTTTTCCGATCCATCATTCGTTCGCAGACAACTTGATTTCAGTTCAGAAGGAATTGATCATCATGTGAAGCTATTTTCTCCTCCAGAAGACACTGTTCATGCAAGTACTGAGCCAGGCCGGGGCAAAGGATCAGCCAGACCTTTGCAGCTTGACACTGGAGGGGCTTTGGTATGTGGCTGCAAAGGGAAGAGGAACCAAAGGCCAGATGCCCGTGAATCTGATCATcacacagcagcaaacacagagcCAAACATCATGCAAGGAGAATCCATGTACAGCTCTGCCACTAAATTATCGCCAAAGTTTGTCTCACTGTGTAAATTAAACAACAGACCTGCACCAGTGGCATCAAATAGTTTTAGAAACAAACCAGTTGgatgcaaagacagaaaaggaatcTCTAGGAAGGACAAACTCTGTACAGGAATAAGCAGTAACGCAGCTACTGAAAATAAGCCAACACCTGTTTATGAATCAAAGAGAACAGCTGGCTACAACTATGGTCTGCCACTGAGTTCCCCTCCAGCTCCAAACAAAAA GCAAACAGAGGGGCAAcggatcagtgtgtgtgtgagaaagagacctctgacGCGCACAGAgtacaggagaggagaggcagatGTTGTCACGACTCCAAGTGGAGAGTGTGTTATTGTCCACGAAAGCAAAGAGGCAGTGGATCTCACACAGTACATACTACAG CACAGGTTCTACTTTGACCAGGTTTTTGGGGAGGAGAGATCTAATGAGGAAGTGTATCAAAGAACAGCATATCCTCTGGTGCAGCACATGCTCAATGG AGGCAAGGCCACCTGTTTTGCGTACGGCCAGACAGGTGCAGGGAAGACTCACACCATGTTGGGTTCATCTCCTATGAGACCAGGGCTGTATGCACTGGCAGTCCGGGACATTTTTGCTGCTCTctccgccacacacacacactcagccttGCTGGTGTATGTCAGTTTCTTTGAAATCTACTGTGGTCAGCTGTATGACCTGTTGGACCACAGAAaaag GTTGTTTGCAAGGGAAGATGGACAGAAGATGGTTCACATTGTAGGACTGTGTGATGTCAGAGTGGACTCTGTCAGCTCTCTAATGGAG GTGATTTCACAAGGCACAGAGGAGCGCACACAAGGAGTGAGTGGAGTGAATCCGCTCTCTTCTCGTTCCCATGCCGTGCTTCAGATTCAGCTAAGAGATCCAAACCAGCAGATTGCTGGTAG aatgTGGTTTGTGGATCTGGCAGGAAGTGAGAGGGCATCAGACACCAAAGAACCGGACAGGCAGAGTCGCATGGAGGGTGCTGAGATCAACCAGAGTCTGTTGGCT cttaaAGAATGTATCCGGTCCCTGGATCAAGAGCAGCTGCATACACCTTTCAGACAAAGCAAACTTACTCAG GTTTTGAAAGACTCATTTGTCGGTGACTCGATGACATGCATGATTGCCAACATTTCACCTGGTCACTTAGCAACTGAACACACGCTAAACACACTGAGATACGCCGACCG GGTGAAGGAGTTGAAGGGACAGGGAGGAcatagaggaggaaaaaagggcAAGACAATACCCTCCCCTAAACATAATCTGttcaaaagcagcagcagaagccaCAGTGCTGGCACCCGAGGGAAAAGTCCCCCTAAAAGGCCAAAGttaggaagacagagagaggattTTGGCCCCACCACACCTACCTCGAGATTGGCCGGAGCAGGGGATGCATTTGTCTGCTCCACACCCAAAAATAACAGATGGGGAGAGGAAACAAGTGCAAGAACAAGGAAGGAAATTGGACTTGAGCATGTTACACCAGTCAAAGGTTTGCTGGGAATCAGTGAAAAGGTGGAGAAAGCAGGCGGGAGGGAGGGTGGAAGAAAAAGGTGTGGAGTAGCTGACAGTGCAGGCCGCTCAGCTGGTGACCAGAATGTCGCAGCAAAGCTGGTCCTGGGACAAACAACAGATAAACAGCTTCACATGTGGGAG GTACACAACCATGCAGATGTCAAAgccaaaatgtctgttttacgTCGAGAAGAGAGTGCAGATTCTCTCAGCTGCATCATGGACCCCCTCAGCGTCTCCTTGCTTCAGGTGGACCAACAGGTTGCCACAGACTCATTCCTCAGAGGGAAACAGAACACCTCACTCTGTTCgcttgaaagaagaaaagataaCAGAAAGAATGGGGAAGAAGGGCATCGCAAGTGTGAAGAGATGGCACGGAAAGATGTGGTTGAAGAGGACGTAGAATTTCGGCTGTCTCTTTTGGAGTTGCCACAAGCGAAAACCCAGTGCTCTCCTGTCTCTGACACCATGACAGCTACAAACCACactaaacaaagaaaagacatgtGCTGCACCCTAGACAAACATTGTGAAATAGGTAAGTGTGCATTCTga
- the LOC121939420 gene encoding uncharacterized protein LOC121939420, whose product MLDPFYKKNNQKPQTMPAEVLGNMTSASPLKPSISSSMQNSVMQSGNTGSPSSHDLMSNGSNHTPQGYAHNKHNKFASSTSTLQSESTLGQLNTMPKQGHTVRSNHSSNTDISSQPTDSNSEESNSSQQISPIIHLSALEDLDHGQWRIVQAHWEQLEEMEALFYKEGTLLCQQPEMAFGEYVHKLEDIMERKARCVHSMLAQLRPYLKPSYSNQPHNQEEDNHHPIT is encoded by the exons ATGCTGGATCCTTTCTATAAGAAGAACAATCAGAAACCTCAAACTATGCCAGCTGAAGTCCTGGGCAACATGACCTCTGCATCCCCACTTAAACCCTCCATAAGTTCTTCTATGCAAAATTCTGTCATGCAGTCTGGGAACACTGGTTCACCCAGCTCACACGATCTAATGTCAAATGGTAGCAACCACACGCCACAAGGATATgcacacaataaacacaacaaatttgCATCTTCCACTTCAACACTACAGTCAGAAAGCACCTTAGGCCAATTGAACACAATGCCAAAGCAGGGTCACACAGTGCGTTCAAACCACTCCAGCAACACAGACATCTCGTCCCAACCTACAGACTCAAATAGTGAAGAGAGCAACAGCAGTCAGCAAATCAGCCCCATAATCCATCTGTCTGCACTGGAAGACCTGGATCATGGCCA GTGGCGTATTGTCCAGGCCCATTGGGAGCAGCTAGAAGAGatggaagctttattttatAAAGAGGGGACTCTTCTGTGTCAGCAACCTGAAATG gcATTTGGGGAGTATGTCCACAAACTGGAAGATATAATGGAGAGAAAGGCTCGGTGTGTTCACAGCATGCTAGCTCAGCTGCGGCCATATCTTAAGCCCAGTTACTCTAACCAGCCACACAACCAAGAAGAAGATAATCATCATCCAATTACTTGA